AAAGGTAAAGAAGTGTCAATGATCATGCCTTGTAAACTACTGAGTGACTACCTCACAAGTTCTGGCTTGGATCACCTTGATGTAACGTTCTTGAAATTATAAAATTTccctttttgaaaaaaaaaagttcTGGCTATTGGTAGATAAACTACTTTCGGAAACTGAAATGGCAGTCTAACATGCATCACTACTTGATGAAATCCCAGACAACTTTGACTTTTCAAATACATCCTGAGAGTTCCATCATCCTTGTAAAACCCTCACAGAGAAACGGTTCACATAGGTACAATTTCAGGAATTCTTGCCATGTTTGGCATTAACCGACACTTGCCTGAACCCGCAAGTGTTTAGAATGGTAAGTAACAAACGCAAGGATTTGATTACTAATTTACTATGCAGTGTATCACTGGTTCCTAGGTGCCTCCAGCAGCAGTGACCGCTAAGACTCCTGGATTTATCGCTAAGACTCCTGGATACTAATACTTGTTTCTTTAAAAAATAGATTGCATTATAAGGTCCTGACAAACGCTACAAATTCTAATACTAACATGTTTGGCCAGTAAACCTTGGTAATTTGTTTTCATAAGAACCAACTTCAATAGAGTGCTGAGATAGAGACAATCTCAGAAGACTACAACTAGAATCTCATAGGCCACATAAAACCATGCATCCATTTGATCTGACATTGTGAATCTCGTTGTATTCTGCCAAACATCTTCTAATAAATCCTTACTCAGTTGATGGATCAAGGACATGCCCTGCGAATACTATCGCACCCGACGTATCCTCGATGATGAAAAACGCAAATGGGTGGTCGGCAACAAAATCCACTGGCTTGGGCAGCACACAGTCGTCATATTACGAGAACCCCATGTCGTCATCTGACTCCGTGCTAGCTGCCGCCACGCTGCCCTCCTCGTTCACCTCAATCACTGCCGTGTGGATGACATTGTCGATGTACATTCCCCCTTCTGTCGCTTCGTCCTTAACCATCTCGGTCATGCTCGCCATGAATGGGTCAAATGGCAGGATGAGGTCCAAGCTCTTAAGGTCGTCGATGATGCTGCCCCCAAAGGACAGCTTGAACCTTGGAAGCCAGAACTTGCCGACTGGGACAGACTTCATAGGTAGGTGGACATGTAGGAACTCTGGGGAGGATGCCATCCTCTCAACAAGGCTCCACGGGCCGTCATTGGCATCGGGGAGGAAGACGCACATGCAGAACTTGGGGATCTTATCCCACTTCTTCCAGCTCAACCCTGGCCGCAAGGCCTCGTCCATCACCTTGTATGGTAGCTTGAGCACCTTGAACCCTTCATGGCAGGCGATCTGCTGGTGGCTCCAGCTCCGCATGAAGGACACATCGATTGAGCTACAGTCAAGGCGGCGGAACTCACCGTCGATGGTGTTCTCCTTCTTGAAGGGGTCGCTCCACTCTCCCTTGAAGTAGATGGCATTGACAACGACGTTCACAGTGATCATTGAGCATTGCTCGTATGGGTTGACAATCTCAGTGATGAGGCCCCTGGTTGCCTCAGCTACCCACGCATTGATCTGCTTCCTTGATTCCACTTCTGTGCATAAGAAGAAATATTGATGTTTAGAATCATAGTATGGATTCAGGGAATTGATAGATATATCTTAGTTAACGGCATGTTGTTCAAGCTGAGATGTTAAGTTCTTAGCTCAAGCTTATAAATGAAGATGAAAATTAAGATTCAACTGACAAACCAATCTAACGGGTTGCATGCTTGAGAATTTGAAAAATAGAAATCCATAGGACAATATGCCGATCCATTTCCTCACAGGAGTTTCAGAAATTGTACATGTCAAATGGATATATCTTGGCAGTAAAAAAGGTAAAAATCCACATTGACTAGTAAGTTTGATTAGAGCCAACACATAGCTAATTATGCATATGGAGTTAATAAAGATTATGCTTAAGTAACTTAGGTGATGATTGAGTTAAGAATGGATTGTCCAAATCACTCTTTATAGGGATGTATCCTTGTGTTTGTGACGCATTAAGTTTATGGCTCCCATGCATGTTGTTAGCAGTATCCCAAGACCAAAACCTCCAATTGGTTTGACCCATAAATGTTTTTGCATCGGTGCCACTTGGGCCCAAATTAAACACAAACAAATTTTACAATAAATCAATAGATAAATGAAGATCAATATAACGCAACAATCCGACACAACTCATCGTTTTATTATCCCTGCTAATGTTTTAgccttttttttattttacctGAATTTCCCCCAAACTCATTATGCAACTGATTTATTTTTTGCAATGATGCTAATAGAACAAAGGTAGATACTTTGATATCTCATCAAAAATAGATTTTTCTATGCCTTATACTTACAACTCTATAAAATTTCTAATCAACACCAAGAAAATTTCTTGACTTACGTTACTCCATGTCATTTTCTCTAAAGCCTCAAATTCCCCAGATCCTAATCCTAAGCCCCAAAATTCTCTATCCCTAATGCTGACCAGTTAGAGAAGCTGATCTCATCAGAGATGGAGCAACATAGGAGGTGAATCTCGCGGGTGTTTGTAGTGACAGAGATAAAAAACTTGCAGCTATCCATCTATGCAATTTTTTCAACACAGAGCTGAGATGAAAGCAGGACGAGCCATACATACTGACCTGATCAACAAAGTTGACGGCTGACGCGCTCCCCTTGAAGGTCTCGACGACGGTGTCCCGGTAAGCCGCAGGCTTCAGCGGGCGCCGGCGGTCCGTCCACGCGCCGCACGCGAACGCGACGTGCGGCCCGCCGACGCCCGAGCGGTCGGCGAGGACGCGCCCCACCACGGCGCGCGCGACGAACGCCGTGGGCTCCTCCCGCGACGGCGCGCCGGCCACGGCGAGGACCTAGCCGAGCGTGTCGCCGAGGCGCCGGCCGACATCAGCGCGAGCGCGGCGAGAAGATGAGGTTGCGGCCGCCACCGGCCGCGGCGGCTCCCCGCTCCGCGAAGCGCCCTTCCCCGTCGTGGCGTGGACTGGCAGGCGCTCGCGCCCTTCCCCGTCGCCATGGCCGGCGGCTGCCGCTCTCTTCTTGGCTGCGGGAGATATTGCTAtcggctggcggcggcgctcgggcgaggTAACGTAATGCGAGACATGAGACACGAGTTTTCGCGTGGAGTCGCATACAGGCCCCTGAGATCTCGGTGGTTCGGCGGTCGACATTCGATAGGCGCGTGCCATACTGCCAATAATGGAGGCCCGGAACACAATAATATATTTAAATTTTAATTATGAGCAAACTTAGCATATCTTAATTAAGAACATCGACTATTACTTTCTGACAATCCAATTGCTGTAAGGGGAGTAGAATGCTTGTATGGATCTCATGAGTCTGTCCATAGAAGCATTTGGTGAATTGGGATGTGAAGAAGGTATGCTTTTACAAttattaaatatatatcaagcACTGAACCTCAAAACGGTTATGGCGAACTTCAATATCAAGCTAAGAAGGGGCAGAGACAATTTATAAAGACTACCACTAAAATCTCAGATATGCATCTGTCGTTCTATTTGAATTTGTAAGACATCTTAACTGCTGCTGGCAGTTTCTCATCTTTACTCCCTAGATGGGTCGAGGACATGCCCTGCAAATATGACGCTGCCTGATGTCTCCTCGATGATGAAGAATGCAGATGGGTGGTCGGCGATGAAGTCCACTTGCTTGGGCTTCTCATAGTCCAACGAGAACCCCATGTTGTCAACCGACTCGGTGGCGGCGGCTGCCTCACAGCCCTATCACTCACGTAAATTTGCCCATCAATCGTGTCATCAACCTCCGTGATTTCTGACACACTCGCCGTTAATGGGTCGAACGGTAGAATGAGGCCCAAGCTCTTGAGGTCTTCAGCGATGCTACCGCCAAAGGTCAGCTTGAACCGTGGCAGCCGAAACTCATTGACAGGGACGAACATCGAAGATAGGTGGTTGTGCAGGAACTTCGGCGATGAGGTCATCTTCTCAATTAGGCTCTGCAGGCCGTCGTGGGCGTCAGGGAGGAAGACGCACATGGAGAACCTGGGGATACTCTTCAGCTGCATCCAGTCGAAATCCGGTGAGGACCTGTCGACGTCCATCGTCTTGTACGGCAGCTTGAGCACCTTGAATCCGTCGTAGCAGGCGATTTGCTGGTCGCACCAGATCTGCATGAATGGCACATCAATGGTGCTTCCATCTAGGCGATTGAACTCGTGGTCAATGGTGTCCCTTGCTGAAGGGATTGCGCCACTTGCCCTTCAAGTAGATGGCATTGATGACGACGTTCAAAGTTTCTTTGCTTTGCTGGTTTGGGTTCACCATCTCTTTGATGAGGCCTCTGGTCACCTCGGCCACCCAGGCGTTGATCTGTACCTTCGATTCCACTGGCTGCGCAAGAGACGTAACATTTTGACATTTAGAAACATATATAGTTCATGATGGAAAaaataagagtttcagttttaaattaatctgaAGATAAATTATAATATGATAAAAATTGCGTACAGAAAACGAACATATCTAAACATGCTCATCAAGTGATTTAAGATATAATATTGTAGCAGCAAGATCAACTTTAACCAGATCATACTGGATATGAAAGACATAGTTTGGAACAGAAAACCGTACGTTTCTTGTCTGACCGGAATAACTATGTAAAAaagacgacggcgacgatcagcacctccgtgcgcttgacgacgccgagttGCGCTccactgacgaggaggaagacgagccgtggcgacgaggacgtagaggacggcgatgtggaagcgttcgagcagtcgcgcagagcacttcccaaaaaccttattcgctcTCTCCtggtgcaggatcgctgaggacgaggttccggggacctgctctcccgatcgccggtgcacgccaaTGAACGGGACGAAgtagcgtacgcggcggcgcagcaggcaggtTGAGGCGCGTTGTGCGTCTTCTATTTTTTCGGCACCCACGCGTATTTATAAGAAAGAACCGCTAGAGTTTTTGGCGTCCCAAAAACCAAGTCAGTTACAAGTTCTAAAATTCCGCGCATAAAATCCGTAAACTTGGTTTTTGCAGATTTGTTTTGCCACTTCAAATCTATTGAGGATTTTATGCGCGGAATTTTGGGACTCGTAACCAACTTGGTTTTTGGGGCGccaaaaaccctagcggttCTTTCTTATAAATACGCGTGGGTGCCCAAAAATGTAGAAGACGCACAACACGCCTCAACCTGCCTGCTGCGCTGCCGCGTACGCTATTTCGtcccgttcgtcggcgtgcaccggcgatcgggagagcaggtctccggaacctcgtcctcagcgatcctgcaccgggagagaGCGAATAAGGTTTctgggaagcgctctgcgcaACTGCTCGAATGCTTCCACATCGCTGTCTTCTACGtcctcgtcgccacggctcgtcttcctcctcgttAGTGGGGCGTGACTCAGCgtcgtcaagcgcgcggaggtgctgatcgtcaCCGTCGTCTTCTTTACCCGGTTATTCCGGTCAGGCAAGAAACGTACGGTTTTCTATCCCTAACTATatctttcatacctagtatgatctggttagggttgatcttgctgctgcaaAGTTATATCTTAAATCACTTCATGAGCATGTTTAGATATGTTCGTTTTCTATATGCAATTTTCatcatggtcatgatttatcttcagattaatttaaaactgaaactcttatttTTTTTCCATCAATCTAAAAACCTTATCATAGGAGATTTAGTTTCATGGCTGGATTTGTTGATGCTCTGAGGCCCGAGAAGTTCTCTGGTGAGCACTTTAAGAGATGGCAAACGAGAGTGATTCTGTGGCTCTCTGCCATGAACGTGCTGTGGGTGTCCAAGGGCAAACCTGAGGGGACTCTTACCCCTGAGCTGGAGAAGGCCTTTACCGAGGCCAACACACCTTTTGTGGGTGCTGTGATCGGTACACTTGTAGATCGTCTACAGGATGTGTACCTCCATCACACAGACGCTAAAGTTGTGGGACGCCCTGGAGGCCGTCTATGGCGGCACAGATGCTGCGCTGAGCTGTACATCATGGAGAAGTACCATGACTATAAGATGACCGATGGGAAATCTATAGTCGAGCAGGCTCATGAGATACAGTGCATGGCCAAGGAGCTTgagcacctcaagatcaacctacccgacaagtttgtggctggTGGCATCATTGCCAAGTTGCCTCCTTCATGGAGAGATTTCGCCACTACTCTCAAACACAAAAGGATAGAGATACAAGTGTCTAATTTGATAGCAtcccttgatgttgaggagaaagcTCGGGCCAAGGATGGGTGATCTAAGGCTGCTGAGGGCCAGACTAGTGCCAACATGGTGCAGAAGTCTCACGGcaaaggcaagggcaagggaAACAAGACCAAGCCGCAGACTACCACTACgttcaagaagaagaagttcaagGAAGGTCAAGCTATTTTGTGTGTGGATCTACCAATCATTGGGCAAAGAAGTGCCCACACCGCAAAGGAAGGAATCCTCCACCTAAGCAGAAGACTGCGAACACGGTCACCATGGCTGGAGCGAAAACCAGCGGGTATAATTCTTTACCTTCGGTTttttcagtatttcaatctactagttgGTGGCTTGATACCGGTGCAAATGTTCATGTGTGTTCTAATACTATCTTattttcttcttaccagaccgctCAGGATTCTACTGTGATGATGGGCAATGGGTCGCATGCTACTGTTCATGGTGTTGGCAGGTCCATCTGAAGCTAACTTCAGGAAAgatcgtgcagctgaagaacgtgcagcatgtccctacTATCGGCAAGAATCTAGTTAGTGGCTCCCTTTTGTGTAGGGATGGTTTTAATGTAGTGATTGAGTTCAATAAATTTATCGTGTCTAAGTGTGGACAATTTATCGGTAAAAGTTATGAGTGTGGAGGCTTGTTCCGTTTTTCAGTTTTAGATTATTGTAATAAGTCCATGATCTTAATTTCTAATGGTATAAATGAGAGCGATGCATCTGTTTGGCACTCGCATTTATGTCATCTGAATTTTTGCTCTATGTTTCGACTTTCCACTATGAGTTTAATTCCGAATTTTTCCATTGtcaaaggttctaagtgccatAGTTGTGTGCAATCTAAGCAACCTCGAAAACCTCACAAGGTGGCAGAATAGAGATATTTGGCACCTCTAGAACTCGTCCATTCAGATATCTGTGAGATGAATGGCGTGTTAACAGAAGGTGGAAAAAGATATTTCATGACCTTGATTGACGATGcaactagattttgctatgtgtacttgttgaaaacgaaagatgaggctcttagctactttaaaatctataagactgaagtagaaacccaacttgagaaaaagatcaaaCGACTTAGGTCCAATCGAGGATGTGAATATTTTTCTAAGGACTTTGACTTATTCCTTGTGGAACACggcattattcatgagaggacgcctccctattcaccccaATCAAACGGGATTGCCAAATGGAAGAATCGCACGTTGTCtgacttggttaacgccatgttagacacCGCTGGATTATCTAATGCATGGTGGGGAGAGGCAATATTGACCGCATGTCATGTCCTGAATAGAGTTCCCATAAAGAATAAGGAAAAGACTCCCTACGAggagtggattgggagaagaccttcactctcttacttgcgcacatggggttgtttggccaaGGTGAATGTGCCAATCAACAAGAAGCGCAAGTTGGGACCTAAAACTATGGATTGTATATTTTTGGGTTATGCACATCATAGCACTGCTTATAGATTTCTAGTAGTTAAATCTGAGGTGCCTGATATGCATGTAAATTCACTGCTCTAGTCTTGTGAAGCTACTTTCTTTGATAATATTTTTCCTATGAAAGACTCGCATGCTATATCTTCATTACCTCTGAATGAAACACTGAATATAACTCCTGAATCTGTTGAATTTTCTGAGCATGATAAATACACACTTGAATCAAATCATGAGGAGATTCATAGTGATGCTCCTAGGAGGAGCAAGAGGCAAAGGACTGCAAaatcttttggtgatgatttcactaTTTATCTCATAGATGATTCTCCCAAAATAATCACTGAGGCATTCTCATATCCTGATGGGGATGATTGGAAAAAAGCTATCCGTAGCGAGATGGACTCCATTCTCTCCAATGGAACTTGGGAGCTGGTCGAAAGACCGTATGGTTGCAAACCTGTgggttgcaagtgggtgttcaagaagaagcttaagcctgatggtactattgacaAGTACAAGGCTCGACTTGTGGCTAAGGGTTACACCTAGAAAGAAGGTGAAGATTTTTTTGATACTTACTTACCTGTTGCGAGATTGACCACTATTCGTGTTCTACTCGCCCTGGCTGCCTCGCATGGTCTTCTcatccatcagatggatgttaagacagCTTTCCTCAACGAAGAGCTGGAAAAGGAAATCTACATGACACAACCTGATGGGTTTGTAGTAGAAGGTCATGAGGACAAGGTATGCAAGCTGTATAAATCTTTGTATGGCCTGAAGGaagcacctaagcaatggcatgagaaattCAACTTGACACTCATATCAGCAGGCTTTAGTGTCAATGAGGCTGATCGATGTGTGTATTACTGCTATGGTGGGGGTCGAGGAGTTATATTATTTTTGTATGTCGATGACACACTGATCTTTAGCACTAGTCTTGATGTAATCTACAAGGTCAAGGCATTCTTGTGTCAaaactttgatatgaaagatcttggtgaggctGATGTTATTCTTAACAGTAGGCTGAtcaagggagagaatgggattacTCTTTGGCAATCCCATTATGTGGAGAATAATGGGACTTAACAGCCTCCATTAAAACACCGGTATATCAAACAACAGTGGGTTGAGGCAAAGTCATAATGGGACTTTGAGATCTAgtgggggattgttggaatatttgggcctatTAGTGCAAAGACCcaccatgtaaatccaaataattccaataaaatctcaaaggcccattagtgcaaaggtgcatggcaacaagttagtcccaccttgcgagcggaggtggaggaaacccaacttaaatagttggatgctctctattctcttgcaagtgtgggtgagaggaagaaggaagaacacgcgTGCGCTCGCttgcctcgcctcgccgggctcgggcgaagggcgcgggcgcgtgaatggtccgccaaaatccggTCCAATCCTTGCGGGCACGCGGCTTCCTTTTGAAGATTTGTTTTGCCACTtcgaatctgttacggatttcacgcgTAGAATTTTAGGACTCGTAACTGACTTGTTTTTTGGGATGccaaaaccctagcggttcTTTCTTATAAGTACGCGCGGGTGCCGGAAAAATAAAATACAGAAGACGCACAACACGCATGCCTCAacctgcctgctgcgccgccgcgtacgctacTTCGTCCCGTTCGTCGGCTTGCACCGGCGAtggggagagcaggtctccggaacctcgtcctcagcgatcctgcaccgggagagagcgaataaggtttttgggaagtgctctgcgcgactgctcgaatgcttccacatcgccgtcctctacgtcctcgtTGCCAtggctcgtcttcctcctcgttAGTGGGGCGCGACTTGGCGTCatcaagcgcgcggaggtgctgatcgtcaCCGTCGTCTTCTTTACCCGGTTATTCCGGTCAGACAAGAAACATACGGTTTTCTGTCCCTAACTATgtctttcatacctagtataATCGGGTTAGGGTTGATGTTGCTGCTGCAATGTTATGTCTTAAATTATTTTATGAGCATATTTAGATATGTTCATTTTTTGTACGCAATTTTTatcatggtcatgatttatcttcaaATTAATTTAAAATTGAAACTCTTATTTTTCCATCAGAATATGACCTAATTTTGTATTTTGTTCGTTGTGGTTTTATATGCAGAGAAAAAAAGGAACTtgagcttgtgtgtgtttagtTTTTTAAAGACTGTCTGATTCATTCATAATTGATGTTGTAACTCAGCGGCCATTACAGAAGCTCCCTGTTTTCCTATTCTACCAAAAATCACAGTTTCATACTAGTTTTGTTAATCATAATCTTAAACAAATTTTACTtgagtgtcggtgttttaccggctgcccaccgaggggtat
Above is a genomic segment from Panicum hallii strain FIL2 chromosome 8, PHallii_v3.1, whole genome shotgun sequence containing:
- the LOC112903064 gene encoding putative serpin-Z5; the protein is MITVNVVVNAIYFKGEWSDPFKKENTIDGEFRRLDCSSIDVSFMRSWSHQQIACHEGFKVLKLPYKVMDEALRPGLSWKKWDKIPKFCMCVFLPDANDGPWSLVERMASSPEFLHVHLPMKSVPVGKFWLPRFKLSFGGSIIDDLKSLDLILPFDPFMASMTEMVKDEATEGGMYIDNVIHTAVIEVNEEGSVAAASTESDDDMGFS
- the LOC112903597 gene encoding putative serpin-Z5, producing MLRLLRSQWNRRASGAIPSARDTIDHEFNRLDGSTIDVPFMQIWCDQQIACYDGFKVLKLPYKTMDVDRSSPDFDWMQLKSIPRFSMCVFLPDAHDGLQSLIEKMTSSPKFLHNHLSSMFVPVNEFRLPRFKLTFGGSIAEDLKSLGLILPFDPLTASVSEITEGCEAAAATESVDNMGFSLDYEKPKQVDFIADHPSAFFIIEETSGSVIFAGHVLDPSRE